The nucleotide sequence ATCGCCGCCGCGCGCCGCGCTGCCAACCCCGGCCACAGCGGCACCGAGCCCTACAACTTCTTCCTGTCGGTGATCTTCCCCGCGCATGAGATGCGGATCATGGACTACAACCGCGTCATCGCCGACCTCAACGGCCTTTCCGCCGACGCCTTCCTGGCGACGATCGCCGGTGCCTTCGACGTCGAACCGGCCGCCGCCGCGGTGACGCCCGAGCGCCCGGGCGAATTCGGTCTCTACCTCGCGGGCAAGTGGTATCGCCTCGCCATCCGTCCCGAACTCGTGCCGGCCGACCCGGTCGGACGCCTCGACGTCAGCCTGCTGCAGAACAACCTGATCGCGCCCGTCCTCGGCATCGTCGATCCGCGGCGCGACAAGCGCATCGACTTCGTCGGCGGCATCCGCGGCCTGGCCGAACTGGAAAAGCGCGTCGACAGCGGCGACATGGCGCTTGCGTTCTCGCTGCATCCCACACGCATGGAAGACTTGATGGCCGTCGCCGACGCCAACGAAGTCATGCCGCCGAAGTCGACCTGGTTCGAACCCAAGCTCGCCGATGGTATGGCCTCGCATGTGCTAGGGTGAACTTCGGCTAAGGTTTTCGGCCCAAATGCCGTATCCACAGCTAAGTTGCATTCATTCCGGAAAAACAGCTCACAGGATCCCCGCTCGTGAAAATCGACAAGCGCATCACTCCTCCCGCCGCCGCCAAGGTCTCGTCCACCAAGGGCAAGGGCGCAGGCAAGACCCCGTCGGCGCCAGCGGGAGGCGGCGACTCGCTCACGCTGACCGAATCGAGCAGCCGCATTCGTTCGCTCGAATCGCAGCTCGCCTCGGTCGACGTGACCGACGCCGGTAAGGTCGAGTCGGTGAAAGCCGCGCTCGCGAACGGCACGTTTGCCGTCGACGCCGAAGTCGTCGCCGACCGCCTGATCGATCACACCAAGGAGACCTTGCGCAAGCGCCCGCGCAAGAAATAACGCCATTTTCCGGCACGCCCCCGCCCGCGACGCTCGCGGGCTTTTCTTTTTCCGCTGGCATAAAATCCCCGTTCTGCAATGAACCGAGGAGCCGGCATGAACGAGATCGTCCTACCCGTAAACGGAATGACCTGCGGCGGCTGTGTCAGCAGTGTGCAAAAGGTGCTGTCCGCGCTGCCCGGGGTGGCGAGTGTGGAAGTGAGCTTGACGCCCGGCCAGGCGCGCGTCGTCTACGACGCCGCCAAAGTGGATCGCGCTGCCATGGCCCAGGCGGTCGTCGACGCCGGTTTCAGCGTCGGCGAGTGAGGCGCGGTCCCACTCAATCCCGCGCGCACAAGGTGTCGATCGGCTCAGGGCGGCGCACGGCGCTGCCCTGTGCGTAATCGACGCCGATCTCGCGCAACAGACTCAGAATCTCCTCCGACTCGACGTATTCTGCGACCGTCTGCAGCCCCATCTGGTGGCCGATGCGGTGGATCGCTTCGACCATCGAGCGGTCGATCGCGTTGGTCGCGATGTCACGCACGAAGGCACCATCGATCTTGAGGTAGTCGACGCGCAGGTTTTTAAGGTAGGTGAACGACGACAGGCCGCTGCCGAAGTCGTCGAGCGCGAAGCTGCAGCCGAAGCCACGCATCGCGTCGATGAAACCATTGACGACGCCGAGGTTGCCGATCGCAGCGGTTTCGGTGATTTCGAAGCACAGGTGCGGGCCCAGTTCCGGATTCTGCTGCAGTTGCGCGAGCAGTGTCTTGCGGAAGGTGGGGTCCTTCAGCGATGCGCCCGACAGGTTCACCGCAAACAGGCAATGCACCTCGCAGGTCGATTTGAGGTAGCGCTTGCACAGCCGTAGCGTCTCCTCGACCACCCAGGCGTCGAGCGCCGGCATGATCGAGTAGCGTTCCGCCGCAGGAATGAAGGCCATCGGCAGGATCTCGCCGCCGTCGTCGTCGATCATTCGCAACAACAGCTCGACGTGGCGCGTGCCCGGCTCGGGTGCTGCGTCGGTGCGGCGGATTTCCTGCCAGGAGAGGCTCAGGCGATTTTCCTCGAGCGCGCGCTGGATGCGCGTGACCCACTGCATCTCGCCGCGATGGCGGACCAGGTCTGAGTCGCGGCTCTCGTAAAGGTGGATCTGATTGCGCCCGCGATCCTTCGCCACGTAGCACGCGGCGTCGGCCGCCGACATGAGGCCGGCGGCAGTGCCACTGTCGGCGTCGATCGCGACCATGCCGACGCTCATGCCGACCGCAAAGATGCGGTCGCCCCATTTGAAGCGGAAGCGCTGCACCTCAGAGCGGAATGCGTCGGCGACTTCGAGCGCGTCGTCGATGCTGCAGTTTTCCAGCAGGAGCGCGAATTCGTCGCCGCCGAGACGCGCGAGCGTGTCACGCTCCCGCAGCTTGCCCTTGAGCAGCAGGGCGAGTTGGCGCAACAGTTCGTCGCCGGCGGCGTGGCCGCACGAGTCGTTGATCACCTTGAACTGGTCGAGGTCCATGTAGCACAGTGCGTGTTCCCGTCCCTGTTCCAGCGCCGACATGCGCGCGCGTTCGAGCCGCTGCTCGAACTCGCGGCGATTGATCAAGCCGGTCAGCGCGTCGTGGCTCGCCTGATAGACCAGGCGCGCGGTGGCCTGATCGATCTTGGCCTGCATCTGGCCGTGCATCGCCTGCAGGTGGGCCGCCATGTTGTTGACGCCGCGTTGCAGGACGCCGAGTTCGGCCTGCCCGCTCTGGACGACGCGCTCGTCGAGGTGCCCCTCGCCGATCCGGCTCACGGTGTGCGTGAGCGCGAGGATCGGCCGCGTGATCTGCCGTCCGATGCGCCACGCGAGATAGAAGCTGACGCTGAGGCCGGCGAGCAGGATCAGCAGACTGCGTACGATCGCATCGCGTTGACTCTTGACCGTCGCGCTCCGCGATACCTCGAGACCGACCCAGCCGAGCAGCCGCGTCGGACGGGTCGCAGCGCCCGCCCGTCCGCCGACCGAACTGAAGTCGTCGACCGCAACCTCGGTCCGCGTGATCGGCGCGTAGTAGACGAGGCGATCCGGGTATTCGATCTGCTGGATATGGTCCGTGGACAAGTGGCGGCGCGACGGGTCATCCCAGTTGCCCAGCCCGACCTGTGCCAGCCACTGGCCGTCATCGGCGAACACCGCGACCCCCCGCACGTCGGGTTCGACCGCAGCTTTTTCGAGCAGCGTCTGCAGCACGTCGATGTTGCCCGACGCCACGCCGTATTCGGCCGCCGGCGCAAGCTGCCGGGCGATGGCGACCGCACGCGTGCGCAGCGACTGATCGAGGTCGTCGATTTTTCCGCTGATGAGCTGGAACAGCAGAAGAACGCCGATGATCGCCACCGGCACGAGCGTCAGGCCGATCACGCGCCCGCGTATCCCGAGTGCGAGCGCCATCAGATTTCCTCTCCCAGACGCTTTTCCAGCTCGTTTTCCTGCGGCAGGACGAAACCGAGCGAACGGGCGACTTGGCGGTTGATCGAAACGCTGAAATAAGCGGGATACGTCGATTCGGGAAGTTGCGAAGACGTGGTCTCGATCACGCGCCGCACCGATTCCGCGGCCTGGCGGCCGATTTGCGCCGGGCTCGAGTGCAGCGACAAGAGGGCGCCGGCGCGCGTCAGCGAGCGCGAATAGCCGAGCACCGGGTCGCGGTAGCGATACGAGGTCAGCAGCAGGCTTTGCGCAGTGTTGCGGTTGATGACCCCGGGGTCCGGGATCGCGAGCAGCAATTCGGCCTCGGACAGGACCGCCTCGAGCTGCGCGATCTGGCGGTCCGCTCCGCTCAGCAGGCCGTACACCAGGCTGATTCCCTGCGCCCGCAGGGCGTCCGCGAGTTCGCCCAGGACCTGGCGCTGATTCGTGCTCAACAGCACGCCGACGCGTGTCATCTCGGGAAAGGCCAGACGGATCAGTTGGGCCTGGCGCTGGAACGGCTGGTCGAGATAGATGGCCGATACTGCGCGCTTGCCTTCCCCAGCGAGCTCCGCGCGGCCGCTCTCGAGGTACCACGCACGCGGCACCAGAACCGCGAGCACCGGATTGCGCACCGGCTGCGTCGCGAGCGATTCGGCCGCACGCACGCCGACCGTGACGACGAGGCGCGCGCCATCCAGCGCCGAGGCGCTGAGGCCGTCGGCGTAAGCCCTGCCCGTCTCATGCCGCCCGTGATCCAGATAGCCGCGGATGATCTGATAGACCTCCTGATACGGCGCCGAGTCGTCGCTCAATACGACGACGACGCGCGCCGCGGCGGCGGGGCTCGAAAACGCCACGAGCCAGGCGCAAGCGAGCATCGGCAGGATACGGCTAGCGATCGCCCGCCCGCGGGCCCACGCGCGCGTCAAGGCGCCTCTACGCCCCACAGGCATTCGCCCTTGCTCTCCTTCGCGATCGCCGCGAGCAGCGCCGCATGCGCTGCCTCCTCCTCCGCGTCCGCCGGCAACAAAATCGCTGCCGGCCGCGGCCGGTCCGCCGCACGGCCGCTCTCCGAACGCGGTATTTCCAGTCCGATCGAAAGGCTTTCCTGGCCGCGGGTCAGCGCCAGATAGACCGCGGCCAGCAACTCGCAGTCGAGCAGCGCGCCGTGCAGCGTGCGCGCGGTATTGTCGACGGCGTAGCGTTTGCAAAGTGCGTCGAGGTTATTGCGCTGGCCGGGGTGCAGCGCCTTGGCCATCGCCAGCGTGTCGGTCACCCCGCCGCAGCAGGTCGCCAGGAGCGGCATGCCGAGCAGGCGCAACTCCATGTTGAGAAAGCCAACGTCGAACGGTGCGTTGTGGATGATCAGCTCGGCGCCGTCGATGAAATCGACGAACTCGCGCGCGATATCGCCGAAACGCGGCTTGTCCTGCAGAAACTCCGGCGTGATGCCGTGCACCTGCATGGCTCCGGCGTCGATGTCACGGTCCGGATTGACGTAGCGATGGAGGTGATTGCCGGTCAGCCGGCGGTTGACCATTTCCACCGCCGCGACTTCGATGATGCGATGGCCCTGGGCCGGGTCGAGCCCGGTCGTTTCCGTATCGAGGATGATTTGACGCATGTCTTTCGATCAATATTGCCGAGCCTGCAAGACGCCCTGATTGGCCAGTACGTCGGCGCGTTCGTTCTCGGGATGACCGGCGTGGCCGCGCACCCACTTCCATACGATGCGATGCTGCTGGCTCAGTGCATCGAGCTGTTGCCAGAGGTCCTGATTCTTGACCGGCTTGCCGTCGGCCGTCCGCCAGTTGCGCCGTTTCCACCCGGGCAGCCATTCGCTGACCCCTTTCTGCACGTACTGCGAGTCGGTGTGGACCTCGACCGTCGAAGGCCGCTTGAGCAGCTCGAGCGCGCGGATGACCGCGGTCATCTCCATGCGGTTATTGGTCGTGTTCGGCTCGCCGCCGCTTATCTCCTTGCGGTGGCCGCCCGCGACGAGAAGCGCGCCCCAGCCGCCTGCGCCGGGATTGCCCTTGCAGGCACCGTCGCTATATATATAAATGATGTCAGCGGTCACGATGTATTCGGTAGTGTTTGAGATTGATCACCTTGGCCGCGGGCGAGAGCAGGCGCCGTGCCACGGGCGTCGACCACTGCGGCTGGATGATGTTCATTCCGACGACGCGCTTGACGGCCTGCAGGAAATAGACCCCGCCTCCCATCGCCCACCAGCGGTCGCCGGCCGGCTCCATGAAGCGAAGCCGACGCAGCCAGTTTTCGCGGTTGATCGGTGGACGATAGCAGCACATGCTGCCGCCCGCCACCTCGAGGCCGAGCAGAACCATCCAGTCCTTGACGCGCGAGATGTTGAGAAAGTTGCCGTTCCACGGGTAGCCACGCTCGCCGCCCTGGGCGATGCGGGCGAGCCCCCACAGGCTGCGCGGGTTGAAGCCGGCCAGCACGAGGCGACCTTCGGGGCGCAGCACTCGTTCGGCTTCGCGCAGGACCTGATGGGGGTTCGCGCTGAATTCGAGGACATGCGGCAACAGCAGCAGATCGAGCGACTGGCTCTGGAACGGCAGGAACATCGGGTCGGCGCGGACCTGGCTCGGCGGCTCGACCGCGCAGTTCACACGTAGCGGAATGCGGCTGTTGCGCAGGAAATCGATGTTCGGCAGGCCGACTTGAACTGCGTGGAAGCCGAATACGTCCGAGACGGCGTCGTCGAAGTAGCGCTGCTCGCGGAAGAGCAGATGCTGTCCCAACGGCGTGTCGAACCATCCGGCGTTCAGCTTGGATAACATAGCCCTTCCTCCTGTCTCTTGCAGTCCATCATGTTGACGCTGATTCCCCTGCCCGCGTTCGAGGACAACTACATCTGGGTGTGGCACGACGCGAAATACGCGGTCGCGGTCGACCCCGGTGACCCTGCCGTGCTTTCGACCTATCTCGACAGCCGCGGACTCGCCCTCGCCGCGGTGCTCGTGACCCACCATCACCGCGACCATACTGGCGGCAACACCTGGCTGCGTCAACGCTATAACTGTGCCATCTACGCGCCCGACAACCCCCGTATCCCGGCGGTCAGTCATGTCGTGCGCGGCGGCGATTCGGTGGCGGTTCCCGAACTCGGCCTCGCGCTCGCCGTGCTCGCGACGCCCGGCCATACGCTCGACCACGTCAGCTACGTCGGCAACGGGCATCTCTTCTGCGGTGATACGCTCTTCGGCTGCGGTTGCGGCAAGCTGTTCGAGGGCGACGCAGCGATGATGTCGGCGAGTCTCGATGCGCTCGCCGCCTTGCCGCCCACAACGCGCGTCTGCTGCGCGCACGAATATACCCTCAGCAACATCGACTTTGCCAAAACCATCGACGGCGCGAACCCCGCCCTGCTCGAACGCGAGCGCATCGACCGCGCCGCACGCGCCCAAAACCGGCCGACCCTGCCGTCGACGCTCGCGCTCGAACGCACGACGAACCCGTTTTTGCGCTTCCACGACGCCGACATGCGCGCTTTCGCGGTCGGCGAACTCGGCAGCCCGGATCCGGGTCCCGCCACGGTCTTCGGCGCGATCCGTGCGGCCAAGGACCGGTGGGACGGTTGACTGCCCGGCGGACGCCCCTTAGGATGGAGCCTGCTTGAGTACGGGAGACCCACGTGCCCGGAATCAAATTCACCCGTATCGGTGCAGCGCGCCTCCCTCTCGGCCGGCTCGGATTGGCGGCCCTGATGTTCTGGGCAAGCCATCACAGCCTGGCGACGGAACCCCGACAAGGCATCCACACACTCGAATGGAACGGCGGCAGTGATAACGTGCCCGCTGCCGACGAGGTGCCCGCGATCGCCCTTGAAGCTGGCACGCGCGACGTCTGGCAGCGTGTCCGCGACGGTTTCCGCATCGACGACCAGGCGGCGCCGAACCCGCTCATCGCTGTTCACGAATCCTGGTACGCAGCCCGGCCCGAACACGTGCGTCGCGTCGTCGAGCGCGCGCGCCGCTATCTTTTCTATATCGTCGAAGAGGTCGAGCGGCGCGGCATGCCGATGGAAATCGCGCTGCTGCCCATGATCGAGAGCGCGTTCGACCCCGGCGCGCTCTCGCCCTCCGCGGCGTCCGGAATCTGGCAGTTCATTCCTTCCACCGGACGTCTGTACGGCCTCAGGCAGGACAAATGGTACGACGGCCGCCTCGATTTCACCGCCGCGACCGGGGCCGCACTGGACTACCTCGGCAAGCTCTATCTCGACTTCGGTGACTGGCAACTCGCGCTCGCGGCGTACAACTGCGGCGAAGGCTGCGTCGGTCGCGCGATCCAGCGGAACGTCCAGCAAGGCCTTCCAACCGACTACGCAAGCCTCGCGCTGCCGAACGAGACGCGTCACTACGTCCCCAAGCTGCTCGCGATCCGCAACCTGGTGCGCAATCCCGAGCAATACGGCATGACGATAGACGGGCTTCCAAACGAGCCTTATTTCAACCTGGTGAGCGTGAGCGCCAG is from Thiobacillus denitrificans ATCC 25259 and encodes:
- the flgM gene encoding flagellar biosynthesis anti-sigma factor FlgM produces the protein MKIDKRITPPAAAKVSSTKGKGAGKTPSAPAGGGDSLTLTESSSRIRSLESQLASVDVTDAGKVESVKAALANGTFAVDAEVVADRLIDHTKETLRKRPRKK
- a CDS encoding heavy-metal-associated domain-containing protein, with protein sequence MNEIVLPVNGMTCGGCVSSVQKVLSALPGVASVEVSLTPGQARVVYDAAKVDRAAMAQAVVDAGFSVGE
- a CDS encoding EAL domain-containing protein, which produces MALALGIRGRVIGLTLVPVAIIGVLLLFQLISGKIDDLDQSLRTRAVAIARQLAPAAEYGVASGNIDVLQTLLEKAAVEPDVRGVAVFADDGQWLAQVGLGNWDDPSRRHLSTDHIQQIEYPDRLVYYAPITRTEVAVDDFSSVGGRAGAATRPTRLLGWVGLEVSRSATVKSQRDAIVRSLLILLAGLSVSFYLAWRIGRQITRPILALTHTVSRIGEGHLDERVVQSGQAELGVLQRGVNNMAAHLQAMHGQMQAKIDQATARLVYQASHDALTGLINRREFEQRLERARMSALEQGREHALCYMDLDQFKVINDSCGHAAGDELLRQLALLLKGKLRERDTLARLGGDEFALLLENCSIDDALEVADAFRSEVQRFRFKWGDRIFAVGMSVGMVAIDADSGTAAGLMSAADAACYVAKDRGRNQIHLYESRDSDLVRHRGEMQWVTRIQRALEENRLSLSWQEIRRTDAAPEPGTRHVELLLRMIDDDGGEILPMAFIPAAERYSIMPALDAWVVEETLRLCKRYLKSTCEVHCLFAVNLSGASLKDPTFRKTLLAQLQQNPELGPHLCFEITETAAIGNLGVVNGFIDAMRGFGCSFALDDFGSGLSSFTYLKNLRVDYLKIDGAFVRDIATNAIDRSMVEAIHRIGHQMGLQTVAEYVESEEILSLLREIGVDYAQGSAVRRPEPIDTLCARD
- a CDS encoding ABC transporter substrate-binding protein, with the protein product MTRAWARGRAIASRILPMLACAWLVAFSSPAAAARVVVVLSDDSAPYQEVYQIIRGYLDHGRHETGRAYADGLSASALDGARLVVTVGVRAAESLATQPVRNPVLAVLVPRAWYLESGRAELAGEGKRAVSAIYLDQPFQRQAQLIRLAFPEMTRVGVLLSTNQRQVLGELADALRAQGISLVYGLLSGADRQIAQLEAVLSEAELLLAIPDPGVINRNTAQSLLLTSYRYRDPVLGYSRSLTRAGALLSLHSSPAQIGRQAAESVRRVIETTSSQLPESTYPAYFSVSINRQVARSLGFVLPQENELEKRLGEEI
- the dnaQ gene encoding DNA polymerase III subunit epsilon encodes the protein MRQIILDTETTGLDPAQGHRIIEVAAVEMVNRRLTGNHLHRYVNPDRDIDAGAMQVHGITPEFLQDKPRFGDIAREFVDFIDGAELIIHNAPFDVGFLNMELRLLGMPLLATCCGGVTDTLAMAKALHPGQRNNLDALCKRYAVDNTARTLHGALLDCELLAAVYLALTRGQESLSIGLEIPRSESGRAADRPRPAAILLPADAEEEAAHAALLAAIAKESKGECLWGVEAP
- the rnhA gene encoding ribonuclease HI, coding for MTADIIYIYSDGACKGNPGAGGWGALLVAGGHRKEISGGEPNTTNNRMEMTAVIRALELLKRPSTVEVHTDSQYVQKGVSEWLPGWKRRNWRTADGKPVKNQDLWQQLDALSQQHRIVWKWVRGHAGHPENERADVLANQGVLQARQY
- a CDS encoding class I SAM-dependent methyltransferase, producing MLSKLNAGWFDTPLGQHLLFREQRYFDDAVSDVFGFHAVQVGLPNIDFLRNSRIPLRVNCAVEPPSQVRADPMFLPFQSQSLDLLLLPHVLEFSANPHQVLREAERVLRPEGRLVLAGFNPRSLWGLARIAQGGERGYPWNGNFLNISRVKDWMVLLGLEVAGGSMCCYRPPINRENWLRRLRFMEPAGDRWWAMGGGVYFLQAVKRVVGMNIIQPQWSTPVARRLLSPAAKVINLKHYRIHRDR
- the gloB gene encoding hydroxyacylglutathione hydrolase, producing MLTLIPLPAFEDNYIWVWHDAKYAVAVDPGDPAVLSTYLDSRGLALAAVLVTHHHRDHTGGNTWLRQRYNCAIYAPDNPRIPAVSHVVRGGDSVAVPELGLALAVLATPGHTLDHVSYVGNGHLFCGDTLFGCGCGKLFEGDAAMMSASLDALAALPPTTRVCCAHEYTLSNIDFAKTIDGANPALLERERIDRAARAQNRPTLPSTLALERTTNPFLRFHDADMRAFAVGELGSPDPGPATVFGAIRAAKDRWDG
- a CDS encoding transglycosylase SLT domain-containing protein produces the protein MPGIKFTRIGAARLPLGRLGLAALMFWASHHSLATEPRQGIHTLEWNGGSDNVPAADEVPAIALEAGTRDVWQRVRDGFRIDDQAAPNPLIAVHESWYAARPEHVRRVVERARRYLFYIVEEVERRGMPMEIALLPMIESAFDPGALSPSAASGIWQFIPSTGRLYGLRQDKWYDGRLDFTAATGAALDYLGKLYLDFGDWQLALAAYNCGEGCVGRAIQRNVQQGLPTDYASLALPNETRHYVPKLLAIRNLVRNPEQYGMTIDGLPNEPYFNLVSVSASMDLHSAARLAGMTIEEFVALNAAFPRKLIRSDTPVSLLVPVDRADRFQRNLDAGDWDSWQPYAARKGERPEEIARRFKVSVARLAEHNQFKLRRGRLARAQTVLVPVKRRDTGIAANQSGSRRPAPTEHEVKAGETLYGVARRYGLSARELADANPGVGARLRPGQVLQLAIPVSSPRETAPLRPRKTGARGAALPSHYAPNRGDTLLTIARRFDISMVR